One Oncorhynchus keta strain PuntledgeMale-10-30-2019 chromosome 11, Oket_V2, whole genome shotgun sequence DNA window includes the following coding sequences:
- the LOC127906220 gene encoding LOW QUALITY PROTEIN: keratin-associated protein 4-12-like (The sequence of the model RefSeq protein was modified relative to this genomic sequence to represent the inferred CDS: substituted 1 base at 1 genomic stop codon), translated as CRGTCCRGTCCRGTCCRGTCXCGTCCRGTCCRGTCCRGTCCRGTCCRGTCCRGTCCRGTCCRGTCCRGTCCRGTCCRGTCCRGTRCRGTRCRGTRCCGTRCCV; from the exons TGCCGTGGTACATGTTGCCGTGGTACATGTTGCCGTGGTACATGTTGCCGTGGTACATGCTGATGTGGTACATGTTGCCGTGGTACATGTTGCCGTGGTACATGTTGCCGTGGTACAT GCTGCCGTGGTACATGTTGCCGTGGTACATGTTGCCGTGGTACATGTTGCCGTGGTACATGTTGCCGTGGTACATGTTGCCGTGGTACATGTTGCCGTGGTACATGTTGTCGTGGTACATGTTGCCGTGGTACACGTTGCCGTGGCACACGCTGCCGTGGTACACGCTGCTGTGGTACACGCTGCTGTG TCTGA